A region of the Chryseobacterium cucumeris genome:
TTCTACTGTTTTGATGCTTGCAGTTCCTGCCAATCTTGCCGGATGTAAAGAAATAGTTCTTTGTACGCCGCCGGATCAAGATGGGAATATTAATCCTGCGATCCTGTATGCAGCAAAGCTTTGCGGTGTTTCAGAAATCTTTAAAACAGGTGGGGCGCAGGCTGTTGCAGCGATGACTTTTGGAACAGAGAGTATTCCGGCTGTCAATAAGATCTTCGGTCCTGGAAACCAGTTTGTTGTAGCGGCTAAAGAATATGCACAACGGTATGGAGTAGCTATTGATATGCCTGCCGGACCAAGTGAAGTTCTTGTGATTGCAGATGAACAGGCTGTTCCTGAATTCTGTGCTGCAGATCTTCTTTCACAGGCAGAACATGGAAGCGACAGTCAGGTAGTTTTTATCACTACAGATCTTAAAGTTTTTAATGAAACAATAAGTGCTGTTGAGCAGCAAATCAAAGAATTACCAAGAAATGAATTTGCGGCCCAAGCCTTGGAAAACAGTTCTTTCATTTTGATCAATACCCTGAAAGAAGCTCTTGAGTTCAGCAATCTTTATGCTCCTGAACACCTTATTCTGGCCATCAATGATTTTGAAAAATATATACCGGAGGTTCAGAATGCAGGTTCGGTTTTCCTCGGAAATTACTCCTGTGAAAGTGCCGGAGACTATGCCAGCGGAACCAATCACACGCTTCCTACCAATGGTTATGCAAAGAATTACAGTGGCGTATCCCTGGATAGTTTTGTGAAGAAAATAACATTTCAGCAACTTTCCAGAGAAGGACTTCAAAATTTGGGAAAAACCATAGAGCTCATGGCTGAAGCAGAAGGTTTGTTTGCTCACAAAAATGCAGTTTCGATAAGATTGAAATAATAAATTGTTGGAAAACGCAAAGACGCAAGAGAATTATAATGAAAACCCTTTTTAAGACGAAAGGATTTTATCTCCGATAAAATTGAATGCCAAATATTTTGATCTCTCACAGATTCTCCAAATGAAGAAGACAAATATAAAAATCTGTGAAATTTATGAAATCTGTGGAAAAAAATAATGACACATCACTTGCTGAAAATCTTTGATTTTCTTGCGCCTTGAAGAAACATAAAGATTAAAAAACTTTGCGCCCTTGCGTTTACCCAAAAAAGAATTTAAACCATTAAGAAAAATGAAACTTTTAAGTAAAATTAAGATTCAAATACATTTGAATTTAGCTCAATGTTTAATAAAGACCGGAAGATATCTTCTTCATTATTCTTAATAACTTAATTCAGCTTAATGGTTTAAAAACGATTTTATATTAATTTTTTTATAAAGAAAGTCAATACAATGAAAAACAACAGTATCAAAACACTCGTAAGAGAAAATATATTACAATTACAGCCATACATCAGTTTCAGGGATCACAATGAATTTAATGCTCCGGTAATGCTGGATGCGAATGAAAGCCCTTTTGGAGAATGCAACCGTTACCCTGATTCTACCCAGAAAAAGCTTAAAAGAAAGCTTGCAGGGATTAAAAAAGTTGCACCTTCACAGATCGCCATAGGAAACGGAAGTGATGAGCTGATAGATCTTATCATTAAAATTTTTTGCGAGCCTAAAAAAGATGCCATTCTGATGATGAATCCGTCCTTTGCGATGTACGGTTTCTATGCAGCAATCAATGAAAATAAAATTCTGAGACTGGATCTGGATGAAAACTTTGAAATCGTTAAAAATGATTTTTTAAAAACAGCAGAAGATCCTTCACTGAAGATTTTCTTTTTATGCTCGCCCAATAATCCTACGGGAAACAGTGTGGATGATATTGAATTTTATATTCAGAATTTCAGCGGAATTGTAGTGGTAGATGAAGCGTATATCGAATTCTCTGGTAAAAAATCAAGTCTTGAGTTGTTGGAAAAATATTCTAACCTGATTGTGCTGCAAACCTTCTCTAAAGCATGGGGAATTGCCGGAGCAAGAGTAGGTATGGCATATGCATCTGAAGAAATTATCAGTCTTATTAATACGGTAAAAGCACCTTATAATGTGAATGTTTTGAGCCAGGAATTGATTTTAAAGACTCTGGCGGAAGAAAACAGACTTCAGGAGAACGTAAGTCGTATTCTGGAAGAAAGAACATGGCTGAAACAGCAGTTTGAAGGAATTCAATGTATTTCAGAAGTCTTTTCAACAGATGCCAATTTCTTTCTGATCAGAATGGAAAATGTTGATAATGTCTATGCAAAAATGCTGGAAGAGGAAGTTTTAACCAGCAGAAGAGATCCGGCCATTCCGGGATGTATCAGGATTAATGTGGGAAACCGTGCCGAAAATGAAAAATTAATTAATCTTTTAAAAAGTATCTAACAATGAAAAAAGTACTCTTTATAGACCGCGACGGAACGCTTATTATCGAACCGCCTACAGATTTTCAGGTAGATTCTCTGGAAAAGCTTGAGTTTTATCCGGGAGTTTTTCAAAACTTAGCAAAAATCGTCAATGAATTAGATTATGAATTGGTGATGGTGACCAATCAGGATGGATTGGGAACTGAGAGTTTCCCTGAAGACGATTTCATAAAACCTCATGAGAAAATGTTGCAGGCATTTGAAAATGAAGGGATCATTTTTAGTGATATTTTGATTGACAGAAGCTTTGAATCCGAAAATCTTCCCACCAGAAAACCCGGAGTTGGAATGCTCGGAAAATATATTTATGGGAATTACGACCTTGAAAATTCCTATGTAATTGGTGATCGAAGTACTGATGTTCAACTTGCTAAAAATCTTGGTACTAAAGCTATTTACCTTAACAAAAACTTAAATAGCGAAGCGGAGCTATCTACTTTAAAATGGTCGGAGATCTATCAGTTCTTAAAATCAGGAATGAGAAAGGCTAAAGTATCCAGAAAAACCAATGAAACAGATATAGAAATTACGGTCAATCTTGATGGAAACGGAAAATCAGATATTTCAACCGGGCTTAAATTTTTTGATCACATGCTGGACCAGATTGCCAGACACGGAAATATGGATCTTACGATTAAAGTGAACGGTGATCTTGCCGTAGATGAACACCACACGATAGAAGATACTGGAATTGTGCTGGGAGAAGCTATTTTAAAAGCCTTAGGAAAGAAAAAAGGTATTGAGCGATATGGTTTCCTGCTTCCGATGGATGACTGTCTTTCTCAGGTGGCTATCGATTTCGGAGGAAGATCATGGCTGGTTTGGGATGCAGAATTTAAAAGAGAAAAAATAGGAGATGTACCTACGGAAATGTTTTTTCACTTTTTTAAATCATTTACAGATGCTTCAAAATCGAATCTGAACATCAAAGCAGAAGGGGATAACGAACACCACAAAATTGAATCCATCTTTAAAGCCTTTGCAAAGGCTGTTAAAATGGCAGTGAATCAATCAGATACTAATTACAGTCTGCCTTCTACAAAAGGAAGTTTATAAATATGATCGCCATAATAAAATACAACGGAGGAAACGTAAATTCCGTTCAGAATGCCCTCAATAGACTGAATGTTGATTCCGTGGTCACCGATGATCCCGAACAGATTTTAAAAGCTGACAAAGTGATCTTTCCGGGCGTGGGAGAAGCTTCATCAACCATGAAACTGCTGAAAGAAAAAGAGCTTGATCTGTTGATTCCTGGTCTTACACAGCCGGTTTTAGGAATATGCCTGGGTATGCAGCTGATGTGCGGGGAAAATGAAGAAGGAGATACTGAAGGAATGGGGATTTTTGATATCAATGTCAGAAAGTTTCCGGCAAAGGATATTGTTCCTCATATGGGCTGGAATACCGTTTCCGGGCAGACTTCGCCACTGTTTTCAGGAATTGAAAAGAGTAGTGATGTGTATTTCGTTCACAGCTATTATTGTGAACTGTCAGACTATACAACATCGGTTTGTGATTATATCCTGCCATTCAGTGCTTCATTGCAGAAAGACAATTTCTATGCAGTACAGTTTCACCCGGAAAAATCGGGAATAGTGGGAAATCAGATTGTTAAGAACTTTATAAATTTATAATCATGAAAATAATTCCGGCTATTGATATTATCGACGGGAAATGTGTCCGTTTGTCAAAAGGAGATTACAATACAAAGAAAATATACAATGAAGATCCTGTAGAAGTGGCAAAAGAGTTTGAAAGCTTTGGGATTCAATACCTTCATTTGGTGGATCTTGATGGGGCGAAATCAAAGCATATTGTCAACCAGAAAGTTCTGGAAAATATTGCCCGTTCTACTTCGCTGCATATCGACTTTGGAGGAGGGCTAAAAACTCAGGAAGATATTGAAACCGCTTTTAATTCCGGTGCAAAACAGATCACTTTAGGAAGTATTGCCGTTCAGGATCCTGAATTTTGTTTTGGAATGATTGAAAAATATGGAGCGGAGAAGATCATTTTGGGTGCAGACTGTGAAAACAGAAAGATTAAAACATCCGGATGGCTGGAAGAAAGCGCTCATGATATCATTGATTTTATCCTTCAGTATCAGGAAAAAGGAATACAGACCGCTATTTGTACTGATATTGCAAAAGATGGGATGCTGGAAGGCCCCTCAACAGGGCTCTATATTGAGATTTTATATAAAACATCTGTTCAGCTGGTAGCAAGCGGCGGTATTTCAGGTATTGCTGATGTCTATAAGATGAAGGATATCGGCTGTGCGGGAACAATCATTGGAAAAGCAATTTATGAGGGAAAAATAAGTTTACAACAACTTCAAAATTTTATTGAAAATGCTTAAGAAAAGAATTATCCCATGTCTGGATATTAAGGATGGAGCGACTGTAAAAGGTGTTAACTTTGAAGATCTAAAAAGTGCCGGAGATCCGGTAGAACTTGCCAAAAAATATGAGCAGGAAGGAGCTGATGAGCTTGTTTTTCTGGATATTACAGCGACCATTGAAGATAGAAAAACATTTGTGGAGCTGGTAAAAGATATCGCGAAAGAATTAAGTATTCCTTTTACAGTAGGAGGCGGAATTTCGTCTGTAGAGGATGTGAGAAAGCTTTTGGAGGCAGGAGCAGACAAGATCAGCATTAATTCTTCAGCCGTAAAAAATCCGGGTCTTATTTCTGATCTGGCCCAAGAATTCGGAAGCCAATGCGTTGTGGTAGCCATTGATACAAGACTGGTGGGAGATAAAGATCTGGTTCATATCAAAGGAGGAAGAGAAGCCACAGCACTTTTAACGATGGAATGGGCTCAAGAAGCAGCAGCATTAGGAGCAGGTGAAATATTGCTGACTTCCATGGATGGTGATGGTACAAAAAACGGTTTTGATATTAGGATTACAAAGCTGGTTTCAGAAAATATAAGCATTCCGGTGATTGCTTCCGGAGGCGCTGGTACCATTGATGATTTTGTTAAAGTATTTAATGAAACAAAAGCTACAGGAGGCTTGGCAGCCAGTATTTTCCACTTTAATGAAATAGGAATTCAGGATTTGAAACAACAGTTAAAAACTCAAAAAATTGAAGTACGATGAAAATAGATTTTAATAAAGATAATGGCCTTGTACCTGTGGTTATTCAGGACAACAGAACATTGCAGGTTTTGATGCTGGGCTACATGAACGAGGAAGCTTTTGAAAAAACACAGGCAGAAGGAATTGTTACTTTTTTCAGCCGTTCCAAAAACAGACTGTGGACAAAAGGTGAGGAATCGGGTAATTTTTTAATGGTAAAAAGTATTGACATCGACTGTGATCAGGATTCCATTTTAATTAAAGCTGTTCCGAAAAATGTGGTTTGTCATACAGGCAGTTTTAGTTGTTTCGGGGAAAAGAATACTAAAGGATTTCTGTATGAACTGGAAGAAAAAATCTCTCAGAGAATAGATACGAAGGCTGAAGACTCATATACTTACTCATTATATCAGAGAGGAATCAATAAAATGGCTCAAAAAGTAGGAGAGGAAGCCGTAGAATTGGTTATAGAAGCAAAAGACAATAATGATGATCTCTTTAAAAACGAAGCTGCAGATCTGCTGTATCACTTTTTAATTTTATTGAAAGCCAAAGGATTTTCAATGGAGGAGATTGAAGAGATTCTTAAAAGCAGGAATAAATAAACAACTTTCTCAACTGTAACAAAAGTAAATATCAAGCCACTAATCCTTCGGAAACGAATATCTATGAAATTAAAATTAACCTTACTTGCAGTTTTGTTTGTTCAATCTGCTTTTGCCCAGAAAAACTGTAACGAACTTTATTCTCAGAAATTTACTAAGCAGCAGCTGGAGCAGGATGTAGACTTTATTAAGGCAAAAATAACCAATGCACACGTCAATCCCTATACAGAAATTTCAA
Encoded here:
- the hisB gene encoding bifunctional histidinol-phosphatase/imidazoleglycerol-phosphate dehydratase HisB — translated: MKKVLFIDRDGTLIIEPPTDFQVDSLEKLEFYPGVFQNLAKIVNELDYELVMVTNQDGLGTESFPEDDFIKPHEKMLQAFENEGIIFSDILIDRSFESENLPTRKPGVGMLGKYIYGNYDLENSYVIGDRSTDVQLAKNLGTKAIYLNKNLNSEAELSTLKWSEIYQFLKSGMRKAKVSRKTNETDIEITVNLDGNGKSDISTGLKFFDHMLDQIARHGNMDLTIKVNGDLAVDEHHTIEDTGIVLGEAILKALGKKKGIERYGFLLPMDDCLSQVAIDFGGRSWLVWDAEFKREKIGDVPTEMFFHFFKSFTDASKSNLNIKAEGDNEHHKIESIFKAFAKAVKMAVNQSDTNYSLPSTKGSL
- the hisC gene encoding histidinol-phosphate transaminase is translated as MKNNSIKTLVRENILQLQPYISFRDHNEFNAPVMLDANESPFGECNRYPDSTQKKLKRKLAGIKKVAPSQIAIGNGSDELIDLIIKIFCEPKKDAILMMNPSFAMYGFYAAINENKILRLDLDENFEIVKNDFLKTAEDPSLKIFFLCSPNNPTGNSVDDIEFYIQNFSGIVVVDEAYIEFSGKKSSLELLEKYSNLIVLQTFSKAWGIAGARVGMAYASEEIISLINTVKAPYNVNVLSQELILKTLAEENRLQENVSRILEERTWLKQQFEGIQCISEVFSTDANFFLIRMENVDNVYAKMLEEEVLTSRRDPAIPGCIRINVGNRAENEKLINLLKSI
- the hisF gene encoding imidazole glycerol phosphate synthase subunit HisF, which encodes MLKKRIIPCLDIKDGATVKGVNFEDLKSAGDPVELAKKYEQEGADELVFLDITATIEDRKTFVELVKDIAKELSIPFTVGGGISSVEDVRKLLEAGADKISINSSAVKNPGLISDLAQEFGSQCVVVAIDTRLVGDKDLVHIKGGREATALLTMEWAQEAAALGAGEILLTSMDGDGTKNGFDIRITKLVSENISIPVIASGGAGTIDDFVKVFNETKATGGLAASIFHFNEIGIQDLKQQLKTQKIEVR
- the hisH gene encoding imidazole glycerol phosphate synthase subunit HisH, with amino-acid sequence MIAIIKYNGGNVNSVQNALNRLNVDSVVTDDPEQILKADKVIFPGVGEASSTMKLLKEKELDLLIPGLTQPVLGICLGMQLMCGENEEGDTEGMGIFDINVRKFPAKDIVPHMGWNTVSGQTSPLFSGIEKSSDVYFVHSYYCELSDYTTSVCDYILPFSASLQKDNFYAVQFHPEKSGIVGNQIVKNFINL
- the hisD gene encoding histidinol dehydrogenase, with protein sequence MKIYRYPTKDSWKDLVKRPVLEQKEISGLITEIFAEVEKNGDKALIEFNKKFDKAETSILKVSEIEIKEAENQIQDELKQAIQQAKENISTFHASQKQEIQKIETTKGVVCWRENRAVERVGIYIPGGTAPLFSTVLMLAVPANLAGCKEIVLCTPPDQDGNINPAILYAAKLCGVSEIFKTGGAQAVAAMTFGTESIPAVNKIFGPGNQFVVAAKEYAQRYGVAIDMPAGPSEVLVIADEQAVPEFCAADLLSQAEHGSDSQVVFITTDLKVFNETISAVEQQIKELPRNEFAAQALENSSFILINTLKEALEFSNLYAPEHLILAINDFEKYIPEVQNAGSVFLGNYSCESAGDYASGTNHTLPTNGYAKNYSGVSLDSFVKKITFQQLSREGLQNLGKTIELMAEAEGLFAHKNAVSIRLK
- the hisIE gene encoding bifunctional phosphoribosyl-AMP cyclohydrolase/phosphoribosyl-ATP diphosphatase HisIE, translated to MKIDFNKDNGLVPVVIQDNRTLQVLMLGYMNEEAFEKTQAEGIVTFFSRSKNRLWTKGEESGNFLMVKSIDIDCDQDSILIKAVPKNVVCHTGSFSCFGEKNTKGFLYELEEKISQRIDTKAEDSYTYSLYQRGINKMAQKVGEEAVELVIEAKDNNDDLFKNEAADLLYHFLILLKAKGFSMEEIEEILKSRNK
- the hisA gene encoding 1-(5-phosphoribosyl)-5-[(5-phosphoribosylamino)methylideneamino]imidazole-4-carboxamide isomerase, encoding MKIIPAIDIIDGKCVRLSKGDYNTKKIYNEDPVEVAKEFESFGIQYLHLVDLDGAKSKHIVNQKVLENIARSTSLHIDFGGGLKTQEDIETAFNSGAKQITLGSIAVQDPEFCFGMIEKYGAEKIILGADCENRKIKTSGWLEESAHDIIDFILQYQEKGIQTAICTDIAKDGMLEGPSTGLYIEILYKTSVQLVASGGISGIADVYKMKDIGCAGTIIGKAIYEGKISLQQLQNFIENA